In Candidatus Binatia bacterium, a single window of DNA contains:
- a CDS encoding transposase: TCAVCANVSKASRPSQTEFRCVACGHADHADVNAARNIRCLARACVNAPKVSEPHQDLLVA, translated from the coding sequence ACGTGCGCGGTTTGCGCAAACGTATCCAAAGCCAGCCGCCCATCGCAAACGGAGTTCCGCTGTGTGGCCTGTGGGCACGCCGACCACGCAGATGTGAACGCGGCGAGGAACATCCGTTGCCTCGCCAGGGCGTGCGTCAATGCGCCTAAAGTCTCGGAACCGCATCAGGACCTCCTGGTTGCGTAG